The following proteins come from a genomic window of Natrinema saccharevitans:
- the surE gene encoding 5'/3'-nucleotidase SurE → MSDDLEILLTNDDGIDSTGIRALYDALSERANVTVVAPADDRSACGRSLSHEVEVDERELGYAVHGTPADCVVAGLAELGPFPDLVVAGCNKGANLGEYVLGRSGTISAAVEAAFFDVPAIATSMYVPADGTSLADTDLTAADYAEATRVTSYLVDHALGAGVFDHAAYLNVNVPVADGEPAPLEITRPSKRYEMDAERNGAHVTLKDRVWENMNPESLPDPEGTDRRAVVEGRISVSPLTAPHSTNAHEALDALAETYLETVGSTDH, encoded by the coding sequence ATGAGCGACGACCTCGAGATCCTGTTGACGAACGACGACGGGATCGATAGCACCGGCATCAGGGCGTTGTACGATGCCCTCTCGGAACGCGCCAACGTAACCGTCGTCGCCCCGGCCGACGACCGCAGCGCCTGCGGTCGCTCACTCTCCCACGAGGTCGAGGTCGACGAGCGCGAGTTAGGGTATGCGGTCCACGGGACGCCAGCCGACTGCGTCGTCGCGGGGCTGGCCGAACTCGGTCCGTTCCCCGATCTGGTCGTCGCGGGCTGTAACAAGGGCGCGAACCTCGGCGAGTACGTCCTCGGCCGATCGGGGACCATCAGCGCCGCCGTCGAGGCCGCGTTCTTCGACGTCCCGGCGATCGCCACCTCGATGTACGTCCCCGCCGACGGCACCTCGCTGGCCGACACCGACCTGACCGCTGCCGATTACGCCGAGGCGACCCGCGTGACGAGCTACCTGGTCGACCACGCCCTCGGAGCCGGCGTCTTCGATCACGCCGCGTACCTCAACGTCAACGTTCCGGTTGCCGACGGCGAGCCCGCCCCCCTCGAGATCACCCGCCCCTCGAAGCGCTACGAGATGGACGCCGAACGAAACGGCGCACACGTGACGCTCAAAGACCGCGTCTGGGAGAATATGAACCCCGAGTCGCTTCCGGACCCCGAGGGGACCGACCGCCGGGCCGTCGTCGAGGGCCGCATCAGCGTCTCGCCGCTGACGGCACCTCACTCGACGAACGCCCACGAGGCGCTCGACGCGCTCGCCGAGACGTACCTCGAGACCGTCGGTTCGACCGACCACTGA
- a CDS encoding helix-turn-helix transcriptional regulator: MVFNTLWTRLSSLWSGSADEAQSDESAAATEEPDDDPDDETLSYAEEIEYGVDEGELPDEDKILRLLVKRGGRVDQSTVREETGWTQDRLEDVIDRMEDDDQISAITVGRKRVICRRGFEPKGYRSHLNE, encoded by the coding sequence ATGGTATTCAATACACTCTGGACGCGGCTCTCCTCTCTCTGGAGCGGTTCGGCCGACGAGGCCCAATCGGACGAGTCCGCAGCGGCGACCGAGGAACCGGACGACGACCCCGACGACGAAACGTTGAGCTACGCCGAAGAGATCGAGTACGGCGTCGACGAAGGAGAACTCCCCGACGAAGACAAAATCCTCAGACTGCTCGTCAAACGCGGCGGCCGCGTCGACCAATCGACCGTCCGCGAGGAGACCGGGTGGACACAGGACCGCCTCGAGGACGTCATCGATCGGATGGAAGACGACGACCAGATCAGCGCGATCACCGTCGGTCGCAAGCGCGTGATCTGCCGGCGCGGGTTCGAACCCAAAGGGTATCGATCCCACCTCAACGAATAG
- a CDS encoding small ribosomal subunit Rsm22 family protein, with protein MSDQREAVRSNAKYLRNVRPIDPEEICEYVAGNPHPAVVRQLLREEAADLGLVERDDGTFVPVEDDPVRPRRGPVEQFPSEYERRLEDLLADRYGPNWFEGVSGDLLRSTIRRFKADYLEGRSVEYDDDVAAGYAIYHLPAYYAAVQYALDDLADRGLLGRDLRVLDIGAGVGGPALGLCDYLPEDALVDYRAVEPSAAADVLEELLAETGRNVHPTIHRTTAEAFDPAEAADGEGSAGFDPTAPDDGFDLVLACNVLSELEDPVAVARSALETLAPAGTLLAMAPADKNTSVGLREVERDLEGERLWDRDEVPVDTDDEDENDDDPAKYRRGAVTVYGPTVRLWPGETPSDRGWSFDVRPALETPSFQRRLDEATPADDADHAPGEFENVDVQFSYSLLRVDGRRRIEMALNTGKWAKMAEMERHVTERIDLMAAKLSRSLSDEGATGRGGGRSNPLFKISDGSEDTDHYAVVTRETALNRDLLEADYGEICSFEGALALWNDDEGAYNLVVDEETIVDRVA; from the coding sequence ATGAGTGACCAACGCGAAGCCGTCCGATCGAACGCGAAGTACCTGCGCAACGTCCGACCGATCGACCCCGAGGAGATCTGCGAGTACGTGGCGGGCAATCCACATCCCGCGGTGGTCCGGCAACTCCTCCGGGAGGAGGCCGCCGACCTCGGGCTGGTCGAGCGCGACGACGGCACGTTCGTCCCGGTCGAGGACGACCCCGTCCGGCCCCGCCGCGGCCCGGTCGAGCAATTTCCCAGCGAGTACGAGCGCCGCCTCGAGGACCTGTTGGCAGACCGCTACGGACCGAACTGGTTCGAGGGGGTCTCGGGCGACCTGCTGCGGTCGACGATCCGGCGGTTCAAGGCGGATTACCTCGAGGGCCGGTCGGTCGAGTACGACGACGACGTGGCGGCCGGCTACGCGATCTATCACCTGCCGGCCTACTACGCGGCGGTGCAGTACGCGCTCGACGACCTCGCCGACCGGGGGCTGCTGGGGCGGGACCTCCGCGTCCTCGACATTGGCGCGGGGGTCGGCGGCCCCGCACTCGGACTCTGTGACTACCTGCCCGAGGACGCCCTGGTCGACTATCGCGCGGTCGAACCCAGCGCCGCCGCGGACGTTCTAGAGGAACTGCTCGCGGAGACCGGCCGGAACGTTCACCCGACGATCCACCGGACGACCGCCGAGGCGTTCGACCCCGCGGAAGCCGCCGACGGCGAGGGATCGGCCGGATTCGACCCGACCGCGCCCGACGACGGGTTCGACCTCGTGCTGGCCTGTAACGTCCTGAGCGAACTCGAGGACCCCGTCGCAGTCGCGCGATCGGCCCTCGAGACGCTCGCGCCAGCGGGGACTCTCCTCGCGATGGCCCCCGCGGATAAGAACACGAGCGTCGGTCTGCGCGAGGTCGAACGCGACCTCGAGGGCGAGCGGCTGTGGGATCGCGACGAGGTCCCAGTGGACACGGACGACGAGGACGAGAACGACGACGACCCGGCGAAATACCGGCGCGGCGCGGTGACGGTCTACGGTCCCACCGTTCGCCTCTGGCCCGGCGAGACGCCGTCGGACCGCGGCTGGTCGTTCGACGTCCGCCCCGCCCTGGAGACGCCGTCGTTCCAGCGCCGACTCGACGAGGCGACGCCGGCCGACGACGCCGACCACGCCCCCGGCGAGTTCGAGAACGTCGACGTCCAGTTCTCCTACTCGCTGTTGCGCGTCGACGGTCGCCGGCGGATCGAGATGGCGTTAAACACCGGCAAGTGGGCGAAGATGGCCGAGATGGAACGCCACGTCACCGAGCGGATCGATCTGATGGCGGCGAAACTCAGCCGGTCGCTGTCGGACGAGGGGGCGACCGGTCGCGGCGGCGGGCGGTCGAACCCCCTGTTCAAGATCAGCGACGGCAGCGAGGACACCGACCACTACGCCGTCGTCACCAGAGAGACGGCCCTCAATCGGGACCTGCTCGAGGCCGACTACGGCGAGATCTGCTCGTTCGAGGGTGCCCTCGCGCTCTGGAACGACGACGAGGGTGCGTACAACCTGGTCGTCGACGAGGAGACGATCGTCGACCGGGTTGCCTGA